In the genome of Mercurialis annua linkage group LG8, ddMerAnnu1.2, whole genome shotgun sequence, the window TCTCCCAATCTTTCAATGGTAAAAATCCTCAATGCATCCCCAGCAACAGCCACCACACCTTCCGCACACTGATCAGATGAGAATGAAGCAGCAAATTCAAGAGTCTCGTAAGATAGGGGAGTTAAAAGGAAATGTCCTTGATGAATATAACCAAGCCAGGGTCGACTAGATAAACATAACATCGCACGCCGTCCTCGCACAATAATGGAGAAGAGTTTGGGTGCCCTCAACCCCAAAAATCTGGAACGAGAATCAGAAAGTTGGCCAGTGACCATGTCCACCAGTGTCCTGAATAAAACACCAGATTGCAAACCAGCATTTAGGAAAAGACTAGCAGGGTGATCAGCACTATCCTCCCTACCTACAGATGCCTGAACCTCAAGGAAGAGGAGTGATTCAGGAGGTGAAGAAACACTTTGGACGCTTAGTATCTGCATACAGTCATCAGGATCTAAAGATAAGATCCGAATGGTGTTATCAAATGAACCAACTGCAAGGAACCGAGACCTTTGTCTTCCTTCTGGAACTGGGGCAATATCCAGACAGGCCACATCTCCATTCATCTCATATTTCTCTACCTCCATTAGCTGACCAGTTATATCAACCTCAAAATAAATAAGCTCCCCTCCACTTAAGGCAATAACCACTTGAACTCTATTGGAGCCAACCTTCACAATAGTCCTCTTCCCAGGTGTTCTCCACTCATTTATACGCCCATCTTCCCTTATATGCCTAATACCATTTGGGTGAACTTGCATTAAAGAATCATCACCAATCAAAGAAACAGCAAGTGAAGGTGTGGTATCAAGAAACCCACTGTTATTAACTTCCTCAACCGTTTCTCCAATTGAAAGCACAAGAGTTGCATTGTTGAAAGACACAACAATATATGCATCAAACTCATCATTAACATTCTTCTTCACAGTCCAGACTGCACTTGGTACACCAGGAAGCTGTGAAACAGCCATCTCACTTATGGCCAAACCAGGCCTCAATATCCTCAAAGAGGACCGAGGACCACGTCCACAAAGTGAAAATATCTGCGCTGTTTCTTCATCAAAAACATTGGCAACCTTCATATCCATAATGGGCATCAAGCTCTCAACCTGATCAATCCTAACAAGATTCTTCAGCCCTCTTGGCTGAAAAAATACAGGTTGGAAACCTTCCTCGGTTTCCATTAAAGTAGCTGATGAGGCCTCCACATCAGCTTCTTCCCCAATTGCTCGAAACTGATATAATGCGTGATTCCCAAACTCTGATGCAGCAAAAAGAAAACCTAATTTCATTACACACATCGACGCAGTAACTGGAATTGTATCAAAATACTTAATTTTCAATTCTCTAACCTTGTCATTCTCATGATCTAGAGTAACCTTAAAAATATCACCGTATTCCGTCTGCAACAGAAAGAAAAACATAGTCTTCTGCCTATGAGTTGCAGCAGACACAATCAGAACTCCGCGTTCAGCAGGCAAATCTGCACGCCTAGGAATGACAGCCCTAACATCCGGATGCCCTTCATTcttataaataacaaaattctCAGCACAAACTAAAACACCACTGGGTCCATCCCCACCGCCAGGGACCGTAACAAGCATATTAGCCCCATTATCAACTTGCTCAGACCATTTCCTAGAAACATGATTAAGACCCAAATCAAGTTCATAAAAAGTCAAGACTTTCTGCGCTTCACTAGCAGCTTGACCCGTCGAATCTTGATCAGCCTCAGCATACTCCAATTCAATAGCCGCAAAAATCGGATTATCAAACCCGCAATCAACGCCACAAATAGAATAAACAATTGTATGCGACTTATGCGCCTCTAAAGGCGACGAAATGGTCAACCTAGCAGCAGTATCCCTATTCAAAACATAAACTAACTTCTGTTTCTCACAAGCACCAATCATAACAGCTCTACCTTTCGGGTCAATCGCTAAATACTGACCCGGAACTATTCTCCTACAACCAGATTTACCAAAAGTTTCTTGATGAACTTTATCAAACACATTACGCTCtttattatattcaaaaattaCAATCCGGCCCGAGTCCGAACCGACGACAATGTAATCTTTTTGAGCTCCGGTTAGTCTAAATTGAGCTAAGGAACGAATTGCACCAAAGATTTCAACGGAGAGAACAGTTTGGAGTTTACCGCTGTTTTCATCGGGTCGGAGGAGATCAAGAACTTTGCCGCGAGCTACTACGATTTCTTGTGTCTTGCCGCCGGAGAAGTTTCCGTTTATGGCGGTGACTACGCCGGTGGCGCGTTGTAATGTTAGATTGTAGAGGTACATGGTGGAATGTTTTTGGGAATTAAGTGAGGGTTTTGCAGTGGAAGTggtgaaattagggttttaggAGGATTCCATTTGGggatttctatatttttatcattttcgcATTTAGCCTCTGTAAGGTTCTCACTTGTTCTAAATTACCGATGTGGAACACTGGAACTATTTTAACTCacatttaccctttttataattatcttGTCAATTTGATTTTGGCTGGCacaatttttcaatattttatttcacaCATCATTATTGCAAACCTTTTAAATTTAACTTGACTACAATAAAATTCATAGAtgaaaataaagaaacaaataaattttatttaaatagagtaaattttttatttaagattTAAAATGGAGTAAATCAGAATgataaatttaactaaatcaaaATAGTCCAAGTTTGCGTTACAAAAATTTGGGGATAATTAGACatgtacaaaaaaattaattcaaaccaaacaattcaaccaaattagattaaaaactatgattaaaatattgtattttagtttgaaaaataaaataaaaattattatggtttgtaggttcatataattttaatataaaataaaccaaactatgagtaatttttttatgaaatattaatacattatatatagaagttttaatatatttttctcaggtgttaatatttactttatatacttttttatggtgcataaaataatttaaaaattaattaaattttaaaacataaaaactaaACCACTATAACAACCCCATCAACAAAAACTACCTAATGCCACAACATGACATTCTTTTCCTAATCCTCAGTTTATAAATAGTCAGAGTTGGTCACTGTACTAATTAACCAGATTAACATGGTCCAATCCATCAAACCGCATAATCAATGTCTTTGAAAATTACCAATTTCTCTTCAATTTTTGCCACAATTACCATAATATTCTTCATAAACCAATCTTTAGCTAGAACTTTTAGCAATCCAACTCAAAATCATCATCCCCAAAATTATCACAATCATCCAAAATTTACATTCTTAATGCAAAATGTACTAAATGTGACACACATTTCATCAAACCCTAAAACCACAAAATTCACCACACCAATACCATTTCCTAAACCATTAGGGTTTTTCCCACCTAATGGAGGCATCCCCTTACCCCAATCGAACCCTAATGTTCCGGTCCCGGGACTATCGACACATACGTTCGATTTTTCGAGCATCGGACTATCGTTTCCGGCTAGGGCTACGATACAAGAATTGGAATACGGAATTGTGACGGAAATCGATGAACATTTATTTGAAGGGGCAATTTATGGGTCACTAAAAATTGGAATGGCACAAGGGATTTTTGTTGCTAGCTCAGAAGATGGAACTAGCCATATGGTAGCTATGACTGCAAAATTTGGGAGTGAGTTAAATGATGGATTGAAATTTTTTGGGGTGTATAAAAAAGATGCTGGTGAGAATCATATTGCTGTTATTGGTGGAATTGGGAAATTTGATGGTGCTAATGGGTATGCTATGATTAAGAGTGTAAATGGAGGGATTAGGGCTTTAAGGGGagaaaatagaattaaaaaagttatttcatttaatgtttatttaaGTTAGGTATGAATTTTACTTGCTATTGTCATAAATATTTACCTAAAGATTGTAATCTTCTTCCATCCAATGCTCTCAAATTGTAAAGATGGATATAATCAGATTCACGATATCATTTGAaaccaataattaaaaaattaataattttaatattgttcAATTCCATCGGTCCTATATGATATAACCATTGTGTATTAATcaagtattatttttaagggGAATCTCAATTTTATATCCACGTCATACGTGAAAATACATATTAGAAATAGATAAAATGTTTTAACAGCTATGTCTCATTTGCCGAATATGTcacgattttaaaagttttaccAGCCATGTTTATCATCTTTTCGAATGTCATCTTTAACTGACATGACATGGTGTTGTATATTGCCAAATAGAATAAGTTTTGTATATGTGGATGTGTAATAGTTCGCCATGTCATATCTAATTAAAATGTGTGCGTATTTGgcaaagattaaaaaataatggatcaaactggaaaaaatttaaattatagtatatttaCAAAcgggtcgtaatttgggtatatagATTTTGTTCCATAATAGTATCTCGTAttggtaaaataaataaaagataataacACTAAAATGGAAAAgtataatgataaaaaaacaagaaaatatcACTATGAGTCTTCTCATATCTGACAAAACTCAcactttaattttttctatttaaaaatttaaacatacggcctttcacttttattttcgtCAACAGTTTAATCCCTCCGTCCGTTTTTTGTGATAGTCAACAAAGTTAAAAGACTTAagagtaaattaattttcaaatataaaggatgaaattgttgacaaaataaaaatgagggaccaaattgtagataaaaataaacatagaTGACCATATAATTTtgttgacttcgttgactaacaccaaaaaatGAACGGAaggattaaatcgttaacagtaacaaaagtgagggatcatatcgtttgatttttaaataagagagattaaactgtgaattatgtgAAATGTGAGGAGTGTCAtagtaaattgctaaaaaaatgaattaacaaATGTGAAGGTTAGTTTAGTAAAAACATTTAGATGAATTAAGTTTaccatataaaattataaattatttatttaatacgttacacatcacatgttttttttaaatatatataaaataatcaaaaaaattatattgatgGAAGTTAGAGAGAATACACCCGCGTGGCATAattgtttataataatattgtatttgattttttaacagCTCATTAGATAGGTGCATGAAAAATTCATGAATCAGAATTAGGTAAAAAAATTTTAAGAAAGTTTGCCTTGTCGTGTGAGGAAGTAGAAATATGTAAAAGCTAATTATGTAAGTTTAATTTAACAATTTCAGATGACGCACTGAACTGAATATCAAATTGTTTTTCCAAATAATTTCtggtaaaaaaaagtaaagaaatgACCTAGGATACCAATTCATATCCATCACTATTTCATAATACTGCCAGTGCCAATTACACTATTTTCTTTGAAATTTTACACACTCCAATCATATAATGACACTAATACAATCTACTTTTTTATCtattgaaaatttaaagaaaaatctatttatttattatttattattattattattttaacaaaaatagatATATTGAAGAATAAGATTAAAGTACAATAATGAAAGccatataataataaaaaaatatatagtattttaaataccctaatctaaaaatatatgaaacacATAAAAATACAAGCAAATGATAataatcgaaaaaaaaaaattaagccgaAATCCCGCTAATTTTGCCATTTTGGCATCCAACACGAAACTAAGTTCCGGTGCGAGTGTCTTAACTTGAAACTTGATCGATTAAACCGAGAAACCGCTTAAACTTTTAAGGTTTCAACCTTTACATCCATGTTCTTCAAAAATATCTAAAAGATAGAGATTACCAACataaaactaaatattaaaataaacaacaaaaacaacaaataatataatattgaaGAAAAATTCCAATATTTAAAGGTTCATGGATCTtaagaaaaacaagaaatttTTGACATGCAAGCCAAAAAGGCTTCAAAAATTTAAGTTTGGACCATAAATTCTTAACATGCAattcaaaaaaatcaagattaaaCATGATTTTTTAAGTGCTTTCAAAATTGAACCCACAAAAGAACACAACTCACTCCAACTATGGAGTAATTATTAGAGCAAATCAAAATaaaggaaataaaaaggtggtggaggaggtggttttccggccaaaatGACCGGAAAACCACCTCCTCAAACTAAAAGAGTTGAGATCTGTTTAGAGAGAATGGAGAaaattttttttagagagaggagcagtttatttatttattatttattaaaaatttaattaaccgTGTGAGCTGTATAAATGAAAacagtttatttttatatctacttcaaaaatgaaatattcTCATCTAACCATATGATGATATAAAGCCTCTAACCCGAGGTTCCATAATTTGAAAAGAGTATGCAATTTTCTTTTTGTGTATTaaacattcttttttttttgtcaaacacAACTAATCATCTAATTACTTGATAATGCTAATTAGGTTTGAATTCTATAAATTTGTACGAAATTTATTTATGAACaagtataaatttatttgattaatctaacaactttatattaattttaataacccAGGTATAATTTTACTCATTTGAGTTCAGTAACCGTGAAACTATTCCATAATTATAAAGTGGTGGTGCCAGGCAACAACACCAAATCTTAATTAGAATTTGGTATTACAACTCCAACAATACACACATTTTAGAGAAGGTACTAATATAATGCACCTGCTCCATTTCATCAGCTGCTCCACTTCTCATTTCCTACTCAATCTTCACTCACTATATATTCCCCCATTTCACAATTCATTCTACATCAATCTCTCATCTTCTTAATCAAATACACATTCGTTTAGCAAATCCGACAATGGCAAAAACCGTGTTTGCAGCCATATTCTATCTTCTCTTCTTATGTGCCAACTCGGCAAGAATCCTCGATGAGGTGGTACCGCAGGATCCGTTCGTTGTGGGCCCACCTGCTGCCACATCGACTTTACCTTCTCCCGTTGCTACTTTTCCAAGTGGCCAATTTCCTGCCATTCCGACCGTAGACGAAGCTGACTCACCTGTTGTTTCTGCCACGGTGGCAGCACCGGATGATGATGTGGAAGCACCGGAAACTGACGTGGCACCTGTAGTTCCTCCTGTTACAGTAGGATCACCAATTCCTGTTCCAACTCCAATCGCCACATCACCAAGCGGGCCATCGTCCACCGTCCCTACAACTGCCACAGTGGCAAATCCAACAGGCCCACAAACTCCAATCGCCACATCACCAAGCGTCGCGACAAATCCAACCGGCCCGCAAACCACAGGCGCCGCCACATCAGCTCCAATATTATCTTTCTTCATGCACGACATCCTCGGCGGATCTCAACCGTCCGTCAGAGTAGTCACCGGAATAATCGCCCGAACCGACATCAACGGAATCCCATTCTCAGTGCCCAACAACAACTTCTTCCCACTCCAAGGAGGAACGCCAGTCCCAAATCTCAACAACATCAACAACCTCATAAACCCAACCACCGCTCCACTAATCACCGGCCTAAATCCCGGCCAAGCCAACACAGTTCTCCAAAACAGCGCCAACAACAACAACGTCGTCAACGGAAACAACCAACCATTCGTCACAGCCGGCCAACTCCCAGCCGGGTCAATCCAAAAACTCATGTTCGGGTCCATCACAGTCATCGACGACGAGTTAACAGAAGAACACGAGTTAGGCTCACCTGTAATAGGTAAGGCACAAGGGTTTTACCTAGCCAGCTCATTGGACGGCACCAGTCATACGATGGCGTTTACAGTTATCATGCACGGCGGAGATAACAATAACCACCATGGTAATGTTATTGAAGATACGATCAGCTTCTTCGGAGTGCACAGAACGGCGTCGCATGAGTCGCAGATTGCGGTGATCGGCGGTACCGGAAAATATGAGAATGCTAAAGGGTACTCGGTTGTTGAGACTATTCCTGACGTGAATCAACATACTACTGATGGTGTTGATACTGTCATGCATTTTACTGTTTATTTGTCTGAGTAATTTGTATTTGTGTTCttgttttgtattttgttttatgtttgGAAATTTCTGTAATGGAAGGTAATATATCTGTTATGTAATATTGCATGGTTCTTCTGTTAATTTGATTTAAGGGGTATTTTTTTGGCTTGTGTTAGGTTTTTGCTGGATTGTATTAATCTTTTGTTTGATGGGATTATGGTCTAATTCACCTAATTGCATGTTTAATTgggtttttaattaaaaggtttttctaaaagatttttttttgtttgaaaatgactgttaattatttatcaaaatgaatttaaatagcCACAACTTTTTTACGTTTgttaaatatatcataatttttaaattttatctattttatccATCATctttttgtcaaatatacttataatttgtttaaaattgatATGGTGCGATTTTGTATATGCAATCTGgataaattatgttcatataAACGTATAATATTGCACTACTTCCGCTTCAAAAAAAGAAAGGCCAAAAATTattaaccttttaaaaaaacttcaattttacCAAAATTTGAGTACATTTTCTTTTCTAAATAACCATGAACAACATTACTTGAGAATAAAGAAaacttataaaacaaataacttGAGCGATAAATCTAATgtaaaaaagaaaggaaaatttgaaaagttacAAATCCAAAGGTAGCTTTTAGTTTCAATCGCCATTTTCCTTAAATGCCTAAACATAATTTGTTGAATACAGTgtaaaatcatttttattttctctttaaaaatgTTTCTTAAAGGACACCAAACCAATCAATTACTAACATACCTTACTGCGAGACGAGTTTTAACTGAATCCCATATTAATTAAGAAaccaatacaaaaataattgGCTAAAACTAACCAATCTTCAACGGTGTAACAGCAACAGCAAGCGAGTTAATGCAAAGCACGATATGAAAGTAATTGCTTAAATGAaaaacaagaagaatgaaaaagCAACTCCGTCTAATCATTATATAGTTAAATAAACGGTGCATCCATCTGATAGCTCCGTAATCATCATATCGAGTTGCTTGCTAGTAGCGACAATGACCATGTAATCATTGGAATCGAGTTGAAGTTAAGTGCAGCAATATTGAAGTATACAACAAAagattagaatttttttttcttcatttcaaTTTCATTTGAGCAAAAGATGCTGCCAACCCCATGGCCTTGTCCAAATGAACCCCATCTGTTCCCTGAAATGTAACATCAATTTATCACAAACCAAAATTCAAAACTATAACTCAaataaaatacaacaaaacCTCCCGTGGCTTTGTCCCCAATTAATATGAAATAGATATTACATAAAGACTATGTTACACAGACTCGTATATGGGTGTCCAAAATGGATAATTATCCGCATATCCGACACGTTATTTTTCTTAACTGAAAATACGGGGATATGGATCCAATATAGGACTCGGGCAATTAGGTACGGATATATATGTATACAACagacataattatttatatgttggtttaaaaaaatataaaagataactgaaataaaattttatagcaATAAGTACAGTCTTAGCTCTAAAGAACCAAAACATAACACCAAACCCGGCAAATATGGTCTTTTTACCACATGGTGTGGCAACTTATCGTGAATTCTATCTGTTGAAGTGTCCAACTGTCAGTTGAAGAGTCGGATCCATATCATGTGTCGTGTCGGTGCCATGACATGTCCGACACGGGTATGGCAGGGCAAAATGAAGAGCCCGGGTAACATAGCATAAAGGTGTACTGACTCAGAAAATTTATAGTATAAGAATCCTCTTAAATTGACTAAATATATGATTGATCATGTTCAATCAATCTACATTCTCCTTTTCAAAATGAATGATGTGGACTAAAAGAGTTTGAACTATCTTAAGccattcattttgtaatgaagAATACATTGATTGAACATGATAGTCCATGTTCAATCAACTTGAAAACTTAAAAGAGGATCCTATTTGCTGCTTTTATCAATTCTgaccaattttaattttatcatttattaCATTATTTGAAGGATTTTGTTTTACTTATAGCTAATATAACCATTGAGTTTGATTTTACTCACTTGAAAGCCATCAACTTATTGTCCTTTTTCAGGTTTgccttattttaatttaattatagtagACCAATCAATTTAATGACTTTCAAGTGAATAAAATCAGTTTCAATTAAACAGACTTAActacaattaaaacaaaagcATTCATTTCAAGTtgtaattgttaaaatttagaCTTTTAGTAGTACTGATAAAAGCAGCAAATAATATTTTCTGTTCGGGTCATTAGGCTTACCTAAAAGCTCTCTCCATTAATTATTGTTATCACAatttaattgacaaaaattctctgcatattatttaaaataattcaataaataaattataactttacTTTCATACTCTATTATATTAAAACCTCATCACTACTATACTAACCTGGCCATTGGCAAGACCCCCTTTTCCCTTACCACATCTTCCCTTCAATGGCTCCAAAGCAGCAGTTAACCACTCAGACACCTCCAGCTGCTTGCTCTTGTCTCCCTTTTCAGGCACTCCTGCGCATACCGCAACCTTGTTTGTAGTTTCATCAATGCTGAAAACCATAGCAGAGATTCCCTGcccaaaaataatattagcaCCTATATATAAGAAAACTGTTttgaaaagaaacaaatattATTAGAGCACATCCAAAGACCATAGGCAGCTAGCTGACCTTCTGCAAGACTTTCATGACTGCCTCACGGACTGCAGCTGCATCTAAACCAACATCAACACGAGATATGGAGAATTCCTTCCCTTCAGAAGCAGCTACTTCAGCCATCTCTGTTGCTACCTTCACAGCCTTCTGCATATTTTCTTCAGCAATCTTCTTTTGTGCTTTTCTAATTTCATCCTAATAAAGTACTTTTGTTACAAATCCAGATTCAGAAAGATAATTCGGCATAGATAGTGTTCAAAAAatcttaatagtttttaatgAAATACCTGGAGTGTAGACATCTTAGCTTTAATATCAGCTTTCTTGGCAGCTGGAACAGGTGCCGAGTCCACACGGCTTTTTAAGGAAGCTACTTTCTGTCCaatgaaaagaaaatgataataatattaaCAAGTAGTGAGACGGACATCACGtgtaataatataatttcttcTGTAACCACATTACACAATTAGATAGAACGGACCAACAATATCCTACTAGCATCTCTGCTTACTATCCTACAAGCCATTTCCCACATGAAATAGCCAGAAATTAGAGCATTTTGCAGCAAAtgtatttaaacatttttcaaataaaccaaattcataataaaaattcattttcttttctcatTCTGATAAAAAGAATTCTAGAACCAGCACTTTAATTAGTTTAGGATGTATCATGTATAAATAGTCAGCACCCATCCTCAAATTCGTTTCACATTCACCAGTGAGAATAACATTGCATCACATCAAAAGGACCATATAATTAAAGGGAATTAAACCTTTTCCAGTAAGCTTCCTTCTAACTTGAATGCCTCATCGACTTCCTGCTCAAGCAAGGACGCTAGCTCCATTGCCTTAAAAGCACCCTCAGTTGTAACAGCAGTTATTCTTCGTACTCCTTTTGCAATTCCCTCCTCTGATAAAAGCGCGAATGCCTTTGCTTCCCTTGTATTTGAAATATGTGTCCCTGAGGGTTTTGTTTTGGAAAGAACAAAGATACTATCAATGGACAACTTAAAAGCATTATGGGCCCACAAAGAAGTAGTTAGAAGATAAGAACCTCCACATAGTTCAGTAGAGATTGATAACCATTCTTTATTTTCCGGATCAGCTAGAAGGTCCTCAACTTTTCGACCTATTGCCACAACTCTAACTGGATCAGGATAGACCTGCATCAAAAACACCATTCAAAAAGTTCACGTATGCAATAACATGTTCCATTAGAATAATCATATTCATAAGTGTCCTGTCTTACTTCTCCAAAAACAGCACGCAAACCATTAAGACGCTTAGCTTCAGAAAGGGTTGCTTCCTTCGCAAATACTTCTAATTCTGCTTTAATTTGTTCATTCACAATTGACTCAATCCTTCTTAAGAGTTTAGCATCCACTGGCTTGCCTACACAAAGTTCATTAGCATATAAACCAATCCCACAATGAGAAACAAGCATATTAAGCGAACCTTTCTCAACAGCAACGAGGCACCCCTCCCCCTCTCTCTCATACATAATAGAAGggcaataatataatatttaaaccTCCAAACTAGCGTTAAAAAAACCTCAGACAACTAAACTTCAAGAAGAACCTTTCAAACACCTACATTCGTCAATTTTCTTCCTTCAAGACCACTGGCAGCTGATGTGGATTAGTGTATCAAACTCACCAAAACTTTTCTAGAACCATCGGCatatgtttttgaaaatatcaTTCATAGTCTCTATACATGTTTTTACCATCTCTTCTACATGTAAATCTTTTATATCATACTCCCTCCATCTTATAAGATAGAAGAAGTTGCTATTTTTAATGTTAGTTAAAGAAAAGAT includes:
- the LOC126660430 gene encoding spliceosome-associated protein 130 A; amino-acid sequence: MYLYNLTLQRATGVVTAINGNFSGGKTQEIVVARGKVLDLLRPDENSGKLQTVLSVEIFGAIRSLAQFRLTGAQKDYIVVGSDSGRIVIFEYNKERNVFDKVHQETFGKSGCRRIVPGQYLAIDPKGRAVMIGACEKQKLVYVLNRDTAARLTISSPLEAHKSHTIVYSICGVDCGFDNPIFAAIELEYAEADQDSTGQAASEAQKVLTFYELDLGLNHVSRKWSEQVDNGANMLVTVPGGGDGPSGVLVCAENFVIYKNEGHPDVRAVIPRRADLPAERGVLIVSAATHRQKTMFFFLLQTEYGDIFKVTLDHENDKVRELKIKYFDTIPVTASMCVMKLGFLFAASEFGNHALYQFRAIGEEADVEASSATLMETEEGFQPVFFQPRGLKNLVRIDQVESLMPIMDMKVANVFDEETAQIFSLCGRGPRSSLRILRPGLAISEMAVSQLPGVPSAVWTVKKNVNDEFDAYIVVSFNNATLVLSIGETVEEVNNSGFLDTTPSLAVSLIGDDSLMQVHPNGIRHIREDGRINEWRTPGKRTIVKVGSNRVQVVIALSGGELIYFEVDITGQLMEVEKYEMNGDVACLDIAPVPEGRQRSRFLAVGSFDNTIRILSLDPDDCMQILSVQSVSSPPESLLFLEVQASVGREDSADHPASLFLNAGLQSGVLFRTLVDMVTGQLSDSRSRFLGLRAPKLFSIIVRGRRAMLCLSSRPWLGYIHQGHFLLTPLSYETLEFAASFSSDQCAEGVVAVAGDALRIFTIERLGETFNETAIPLRYTPRKFVLQPKKKLLVIVESDQGAYTAEEREAAKKECFEAAGIGENGSANAEQMENGGDDEDKDDPLSDEQYGYPKAESDKWVSCIRVLDPRTATTTCLLELQDNEAAFSLCTVNFHDKEHGTLLAVGTAKGLQFLPKRSLVAGFIHIYKFVDDGRTLELLHKTQVEGVPLALAQFQGRLLAGIGPALRLYDLGKKRLLRKCENKLFPNSIVSIQTYRDRIYVGDIQESFHFCKYRRDENQLYIFADDCVPRWLTASHHVDFDTMAGADKFGNIYFVRLPQDVSDEIEEDPTGGKIKWEQGKLNGAPNKMEEIVQFHVGDVVTSLSKASLIPGGGECIIYGTVMGSVGSLLPFTSRDDVDFFSHLEMHLRQDHPPLCGRDHMAYRSAYFPVKDVIDGDLCEQFPTLPLDAQRKIADELDRTPGEILKKLEEVRNKII
- the LOC126660441 gene encoding dirigent protein 24-like; the protein is MAKTVFAAIFYLLFLCANSARILDEVVPQDPFVVGPPAATSTLPSPVATFPSGQFPAIPTVDEADSPVVSATVAAPDDDVEAPETDVAPVVPPVTVGSPIPVPTPIATSPSGPSSTVPTTATVANPTGPQTPIATSPSVATNPTGPQTTGAATSAPILSFFMHDILGGSQPSVRVVTGIIARTDINGIPFSVPNNNFFPLQGGTPVPNLNNINNLINPTTAPLITGLNPGQANTVLQNSANNNNVVNGNNQPFVTAGQLPAGSIQKLMFGSITVIDDELTEEHELGSPVIGKAQGFYLASSLDGTSHTMAFTVIMHGGDNNNHHGNVIEDTISFFGVHRTASHESQIAVIGGTGKYENAKGYSVVETIPDVNQHTTDGVDTVMHFTVYLSE